The Medicago truncatula cultivar Jemalong A17 chromosome 7, MtrunA17r5.0-ANR, whole genome shotgun sequence genome includes the window TGTCGACACTATTTTTGTATCACATTGAAATACTCATGTCCTTGTTTTATTATAGTCGAGCTATTTCTTTGGTCTAGACAACCCGTGTATTTTACCCTTACATTGAGGGATTTCCCACGTTAAAATATCAGTGCCCCTTTCTacattttatttgttatgttGCTGTCATATATTTTGTTGCTGTTCACAAGTTCTTGCAAGCTGGTGGAATTTTATTTCACTTGTGATCATATTGCTAACGAGACAGATGCAATAACTTTGTAGCAGAAGATGAAGTCCTTATACGTCTTCAAATCAAGGAATAATAAATTGTTCTTGTTGAATAACTTTATAAGTTTGAAGTACAAAGAGCGACTTTATTTCAGATCACAAAGAGTGATCCTATGAATAATATAATTACTTAGATTCATTTTGCACAATCACCATATCACAaccaatcatatttttattgatttaatggTTGTAATTAACAACCgacaatgtaaaatattttacattgtcggcacatataatttttttttaaaactcggtatccgatcaaagaatcgactaatccgagagGACTAATTCCACCGCCCACTCCcgggggccccgtttaaagccagagcaagctctgtatgaacttagcccaccgaaattggcataGGGGAAATCAAACCTGAGACCTCtagaggagcaaactccaagatcaaAAAGCCAATAATCTATAATATAGTTGACACTAATAATCTATAATATAGACAACTAGAAGGGCCAAACGAAAATTGACTTGCAAATTATTCTAAGATTATTTGacttgtttttaaatttaattttgaaagtcTGCGTGAATGAAGAATTTGATGTCCCCTCtggattttatatatgtatatcaaGCATTAAACAGATACAAGTCTAATCCACATAAGTTGTGGAAAACATTTGGAACaaatttctcaaataaattttgtgttcatcagaagctctttcAATTGATCCATTCTTTGATTTTCCAATTTCCATTTCAAAGCTTTTATGGCAAATCTTGGAACTACACAAAGAATACCAACTTCAAAACCTTCATCCCCAACAACAGACACATATGAACCAAAATCACCACATGAAAAACTATATGCTAATTTCAAATTCTATTGCCCAATTAACCTTCCCTTGACACAAGAAGTTGCAGCATCTCGCATCATAAGAAACTTGAAGCATATAGGGCTATACTATACACTTTTTATTTGGATGATACTCTTCATAACTCTGATACCTGACCAAAAAGTGTCCTTAATTCTGTTGCTTATCATGACCTATGTGACAACCCTTTATTGTTTAATACTAAGGTCATGTCCTAATTCACACTTGCTTCATAGAATCATAGATAAAAAGATTGTATTGACTTTTTTAGTAATTGCAACTGCAATTCAGCTGATTATGACTGATGCCGGTACTCATTTTGCAATTACTTCGACTTGTAGTGTGCCGGTAGTTTTGCTTCATGCAGTTTTATGGGATAGTAGTTATGATGGTTATGAGACTAAGGAAGGTTCTGGTACACAAGAATTGGCTCCTCTTACCAGCAGCCAAAATGATAGCGACAAGTCCTCGTTTTGcaactatttaatagaataaaaaaaaaaaaaatagatgtatgttgtttgatttaaaattttgaagttaTGAATATGATTCATTCAATTCTACCAACAGAAGATATAGACTTCTTCATTAGGTGAGTTCATCATAGGTTGAACGAAAATCGGGTCATCATAGGGTTTTTCCTTTAAAAGTGTGTTTAAAAATTATACTTAGGCTTGATTCTAAAgtaatgtaaatttttttgatatatCAAAATGGAAATATGTAACTATCAAAATGTGtcaaatactatttttatttttatgcaatgGAATAAGAGATATTCATACTACTACAATGCTGTAAATAATGATATGCAATTACATCAGTTACAACATCAAGTAGTCACTTTGATCCTCCATCATCGTCCGTGTGTCGCCTGCAGCAAGCAAAAGGTACAAAcataaccaaaacaaaaaggatCATAACAAAA containing:
- the LOC11425195 gene encoding uncharacterized protein, which gives rise to MANLGTTQRIPTSKPSSPTTDTYEPKSPHEKLYANFKFYCPINLPLTQEVAASRIIRNLKHIGLYYTLFIWMILFITLIPDQKVSLILLLIMTYVTTLYCLILRSCPNSHLLHRIIDKKIVLTFLVIATAIQLIMTDAGTHFAITSTCSVPVVLLHAVLWDSSYDGYETKEGSGTQELAPLTSSQNDSDKSSFCNYLIE